In one window of Thermodesulfovibrionales bacterium DNA:
- a CDS encoding Ku protein: MAVQGIWSGTISFSLVAIPVQLVKAVEPGRVSFRMLHLKDYSPLRRRMYCPEEEKAVPPDEIIRGYEIGPERYILITDEELESLSPERSRTIEIIEFIDMKEVDPIYYDHPYYLVPSKGGEKAYRLLAEAMHRTNKAGLAKFVLAEREYLVAIRSVEGALALITLHYSDEILPDEDISPKERGIDVEEKTRIKKSIRQMTAGFDPRKYADERRTKIMDILKKKVKEKALVEAPEMEREEEEGPADLVSALQKIMGKVKKSR, from the coding sequence ATGGCTGTACAGGGAATATGGAGCGGGACAATCAGCTTCAGCCTAGTCGCGATTCCTGTACAGTTGGTGAAGGCTGTCGAACCCGGCCGCGTCTCTTTTCGCATGCTCCACCTCAAGGATTACTCTCCCCTCCGGAGGAGGATGTACTGTCCGGAAGAAGAAAAGGCGGTCCCACCGGATGAGATAATCAGGGGTTACGAGATCGGACCCGAGCGATATATCCTCATAACGGACGAGGAACTGGAGTCGCTATCGCCCGAACGGAGCCGAACGATCGAGATTATCGAGTTCATCGATATGAAGGAGGTGGATCCGATCTATTATGACCACCCCTATTACCTCGTCCCTTCCAAAGGGGGCGAAAAGGCTTATCGGCTCCTCGCCGAGGCGATGCACAGGACAAACAAGGCCGGGCTCGCAAAGTTCGTGCTTGCGGAACGCGAGTATCTCGTGGCGATCAGAAGTGTTGAGGGAGCGCTGGCCCTCATCACACTCCATTACAGCGACGAAATACTGCCCGACGAAGACATCTCCCCGAAGGAGAGAGGAATCGACGTCGAAGAGAAAACCCGCATAAAGAAAAGCATCAGGCAGATGACGGCGGGCTTTGACCCGAGGAAATACGCTGACGAACGACGAACGAAAATTATGGATATTCTGAAGAAGAAGGTAAAAGAAAAGGCCCTGGTGGAGGCCCCGGAAATGGAGAGAGAGGAAGAAGAAGGCCCGGCCGATCTAGTCTCAGCGCTGCAGAAGATCATGGGCAAGGTGAAGAAGAGCCGGTGA
- the ligD gene encoding non-homologous end-joining DNA ligase: MSRRVFEIAGKRLSLSNLDKDLYPSYGFTKAHILEYYRRISKFILPHLKDRPLTLKRYPEGVAKAFFYEKRCPSHSPEWVRTAEINLGDKELMRVCLINDIESLMWVENLASLELHVPLSRAASPETPDSMVFDLDPGDEADILDCGRVALILRDLLSELRLSSYVKTSGKKGLHVYVPLNRNDTTFEDTKKFSKAVAGIMEKHYPDLVTARMAKKYRKAKVFINWSQNDPSKTMICVYSLRALEKPVVSFPLAWKELEKFVGKDDPERLRVMAPEALRVAEKEGDLFRDVLVKKQKLPHL; encoded by the coding sequence GTGAGCCGAAGGGTCTTCGAGATTGCCGGGAAGAGACTCTCCCTATCGAACCTCGATAAGGACCTCTATCCCTCCTATGGTTTCACGAAGGCCCACATTCTTGAATACTATCGCCGGATTTCAAAATTCATCCTGCCCCACCTGAAAGACAGGCCGTTGACCTTAAAGCGCTATCCCGAAGGAGTGGCGAAGGCTTTCTTCTACGAGAAGCGCTGCCCTTCTCACAGCCCGGAATGGGTGAGGACGGCTGAGATCAATCTCGGCGATAAAGAGCTGATGAGGGTCTGCCTCATCAACGATATCGAGTCATTGATGTGGGTGGAGAACCTTGCGTCTCTTGAGCTCCATGTGCCTCTCTCCAGAGCAGCCTCTCCTGAAACGCCCGATTCCATGGTCTTCGATCTTGATCCCGGCGACGAGGCAGACATTCTTGACTGCGGCAGGGTCGCGCTGATACTCCGGGACCTGCTCTCCGAGTTACGGCTCAGCAGCTACGTGAAAACCTCGGGCAAGAAAGGACTCCATGTATATGTCCCCCTGAACCGCAATGATACGACCTTTGAGGATACCAAGAAATTTTCAAAAGCCGTGGCGGGAATCATGGAGAAGCATTATCCGGATCTCGTGACTGCAAGAATGGCGAAGAAATATCGGAAGGCAAAGGTCTTCATCAACTGGTCTCAAAATGACCCCTCAAAAACAATGATATGCGTTTATTCCTTGCGTGCCCTCGAAAAACCCGTCGTCTCGTTTCCCCTTGCGTGGAAGGAACTCGAGAAATTTGTCGGTAAGGATGATCCGGAAAGGCTCCGGGTCATGGCACCGGAAGCGCTTCGCGTGGCCGAAAAAGAGGGCGATCTTTTTCGAGATGTCCTCGTAAAGAAACAG